DNA from Paraburkholderia sp. ZP32-5:
CCCGTTCAAGCCAGTCAATTGGATTTGTCGATCGAGACGATGTATCCGTCTTCGGTCACTGTTATTGCCCGCAGAAACCATCCGCTCGAAAAGGCTGACTCGATTCGAGACCTGATCAATTGCGAGTGGGTGGTAACTCAGCCAGGCCAAATCGTCGGAGGGGGACCCAATCAGATCAACAGCATCTTCGCGACGCTGGGTATCGGTAAGCCTCGCATCGCCATGACCACCAGTTCATTGCTCGAGACCTTGCACATTGTGGCTGAATCCGATTGTCTCGCGGTTGCGCCCAGCGTGTTAGTCGGCCTGAAACTATTCTCCCGCTCTCTGGTACGGATTCCCATCGCGGAGACATTCGACATAAGAAACATCTGCCTCGTGAGCCGAAACGGTTCGGTTCAAACCGGGATCTCCCAGGAACTTATGCAAATGTTAACGTCCTACTCGCGGCTATATCGGCAATCGGGAGTCGGTATTAACAAGGTCACTTCTCCGTGAACCTGATTCTGAAGCGGTTGTATCGGGGCACTTCGGCGCATCTCAAGCAAATCTCCCAACGCGCAAGCGCCGCCTAGCCTGCCCACTGCACAGACGGCCCTGAACTGCCTCAAAGCCACACCGTATTCCAGATAACCAGCCGAATCGGTCGGTTGACGATCGGTGTGTGCAGCCCGGCTATTCTCCTTCGTGATCGCTTATTCAGATCGAACTGCACTGCAGCCGGATTCCATAAAAAAACATTCATAACGAGAATGCCGGACTCAGCTGGATTGCGCGAAAGCTTTGAGAAATTATGCGAAGGAAAAGGTATTGAGCGCCGATGATCGGCCATTCAGGCGCACCGTCCACGCCCGCAAAGCTCTCAACAACCCGCTACGGTCAACTTGCCCGGCGACACAGCCAAGACCTGCCTGGCGGCTTCGGCAAGCCGCAAACTGGCAGCCGTCATCGGCCCCATTCGAAACAGAATTCCGATCTTATGCCAAATCCGAACGCCCGTTACTCCTCAGCAACGAGGAAGCCGTCTGATGGGTTGCCGCGTGCCACCCCCTCATCGCTCGGCATCGACGCCGATCGCGTCATTACCTTTCTCGACGCAGTCGAAAACGCCGGGCTCGACGTGCATGGCTTTATGTTGTCCCGTAATGGGAAAGTGGCTGTCGAGGCCTTTCGTTGGCCCTACCGTGCCGACCGGCCGCGCATCATGCATTCGGCGACGAAAAGCTTTGCCGTCTGTGCCATTGGATTGGCACTTGATGAGGGGCGTCTGCGACTTGATGACCGCGTCTTATCCTTCTTCCCCGAATTACACGGGCAGCCAGTGTCGGACTGGATGGCACGCATGACGGTCGAGGACCTCCTGACCATGCGTATCGGCCATGAAAGCGAGACATCTGGAGCCGCCTGGCGTTTGCTCGACACCAGTTGGACGGCTGAATTTTTCAAGATTCCGCTGGTATGCGAACCGGGCACCGTTTTTATGTACACGAGTGCCGCGAGTTACGCGCTCTCGGCGATCCTGAGCCGTGTGACTGGCGAGACCATCCATGATTACCTGAAACCGCGCCTGTTTCAGCCGCTCGGTATCTCCGGCGAAACCTGGGACATCAGCCCGGATGGCGTGAATCCTGGCGGGAACGGATTGTCAGTCAAGCTCGTCGACCTGTTGAAGCTCGGCATTTTGCATGCGCAGGGAGGTATGTGGGAAGGACAGCGCGTGATGCAGCAATCCTGGATTGACCTGGCGACGCGGTCACACGTCGAGACGGGCGAGTATGGCTACCACTGGTGGACGCGCCCCAATGGCACCTATAGTGCAATCGGCAAATTCGTTCAGATGACCACGGTTCATCCAGCCCAAGGAATAGTTTTAGCAGTAATGGCTGCTATCGAGGAGAGCGAGTTGCTATTCCCGTTCATCGAGGAACATCTCTGGCCTGCTTGCGAGCCGATTCGATCACACTCAGACTCGACAAAGGCGGATGACCGGCTTGCTGAAAAACTCACCCGGTGGCAATCGGAGCAGGCTCCCGCAAGCTGGAAAATGCTCCTTAAAGCGGACGGCGCGGTTGCACTGGAGGAAACGCGATCCTACGTGATCGCCCCGAATCGACACGGGGTGGTCGGTGTTGAGTGGGTCTTCGCGTCGGACCGTTGTGAAATCACCCTGATAGACGATCTGGGGCGGCACAGCATCGCTGGAGGAGTCGGTCATTGGATCGAAGGCCGCACTAGTATGCCCGGACGCGATTTGCATCACGGCTACGAAATGCAGGATAGCCCCGTAGTTGCTCGGGCAGAACGGGTTGAGCCGACGGCTCTGAAGATGATCTGGATTTTCCCCGAGACAGCTTTTCGCGACACGGTAACAGCGTCTTTCGACGGTGCAAAGATGGTGTTGTCTCGTGAGGTAAATATTAATGGTGACGCGAGGCGGCACGACGATCTTTACGGAACGCTTCTGCGTTGAGAAAGCCGATGCGAATGCTTCCGGCCGGCAGCGTGTACTAGAAAAGCGGCGGGCGTCGTATGAGCGTCGCATCGCAACCGCTCACACAACACCCCGTTCGGACTTTACTTCCCCTCCTTCTGCAGCAGCTTGATGCTATCTGCCGCCGGCGGCTTCGGCAGTGAAGCCAGATACGCATGGATGTCGCTTAAATCCGCGTCACTGAGGATTTTTTCCGAGAACGGCGGCATCGCGCCGGACGGCGCCCGTACATAATTGGCAAACGCCACGTAGGGCAGAAGGCCGACCGCAATGGCCGGCCCGACGCCGCCCTGCCCGACCGTGCCATGGCACAGGTAGCAGCCATCTTTCAAAAAATGTTCGTGGCCGCGCGCAATGGCATCGGAGGACGTTTGCGCAAGCGCCGGTGTCAGCAACGCCCACGACGCGGCAAGCGCGAGAGAAACAGACTGTCTGAAAACGTTCATGGCGGCTCCCTTAACGCGGTTGCGTGACGACATCGATCAGCGCCGGATGGCCGCTCTTGACGACCGCCAGTGCACGGTCGATTGCCGGACCTAGCGCGGCGGGATCGGTGACCGGTCCTTCCGCCCACACGCCCATGCCCTTCGCGACGGTCGCGAAATCGACATAGGGCTTCTCGATCAGCGTGCCCATGCGCCAGGTCTCCGGGTTGCGATCGCGCCGTGCCGCCATTCGCTGGATGTGCATGGTTTCCTGATGCCACGCGCGGTTGTTGTGCATGATCGTCAGCAGCGGAATCTGGTGATGCGCGAGCGTCCACAAGATCGACGGCACCATCAGCAGATCGCCGTCCGGCTGAATGTTGACCGCGATGCGGCCGGTGCCCTTGCACGCGAGCGCCGCACCCGCCGCGGCCGGAAAGCCATAGCCGATGCCGTACCCGCCCGAGCCGCCCATGAACTGCTCGTACTCGGTGAAATCCCACAGCCGTTGAGGCCAATAGCTTTCGAATTGCGGCTGTGAAACCAGCGCCCATTTCTCGTGCCGGATGCGTGCCCAGATTTCCTGGCACAGCCGTGCGGTGCTGATCGGCGCGGCATCCCATCCCACCGCGGCGGCGTTGCGCGCTGTCTCGCGCATCTTCAGGTGCGCCGTTTGCATGGCCTCTTTGCGCGCGTCGAAACCGGCCGGTTGTCCGACGCGGCGAATCGCTTCGATCAGCGGTGGCACCGTCGCCTGCGCGTCACCGCCAATCGGCAGGTCAGCCGCGAGATAGCGCTGTATGTCGCCGTAGCTCGACTTCGAATACAGGTAGGCGTCGCTGATGCTGATCACCTTGGTGTCCTGCTGGATCAGCCGTTTCGCCGGGCGCCCAGGCGTATCGGAAACCGTATTCGTCAGGCCCCAAAGGTCGCCCACGCCGATCGCGAGTATCACGTCCGCCTCGCCGATCAATGCCCTGCGCCGCGCGGTGTGGTTCAGGTAATGCGTGGTCGGGAAATTCATGCGCCCATACAGATCGATGACCGGTGCGTTCAACGACTCGGCAAGTTGCGTCAGTTGCACGACGCCGTCCTGTGAATGCACCGCGCGGTCGACCACGATCACGGGATGCTGCGCGGCGACCAGCCATTGCGCCGCTTGCGCCAGCGCTGCCGCATCGCCTACCGGCGGCGCGACATCGACCCGTTTGGGGATGCGCAGCGGCTGCGCGGTTTCGATCGGGTTCTCCTGCAGTTCGCCATCGGTGACGATCAGCACCGGCTCGCGCGGCGCGGTCATCGCTACCATCCGCGCGCGCATGAAGCTTTCCGCATACTGCTGCAGCGACGCGGGGGCATCGTCCCACTTGACGTAGTCGCGCACGATCGAGCCTTCATCGACCGCGGTGTGGATCCAGTCGACCCCAGGCAAACGCTTTGCCGCATCCGCCGTATTGCCCGCCAGCACGACGACCGGCACGCGGTCACACCACGCGTTGTAGATCGCCATCGACGCATGCTGCAGACCGACCACGCCGTGCACCATGCTCGCCATCGGCTTGCCGGCCATCTTGGCGTAGCCGTGCGCCATCCCGACCGCCCCTTCCTCGTGGCAGCAGACGATGATTTCCGGCGCCTTGTTGCCGCCATAGTTGATGATCGATTCCTGCAGGCCGCGCAGTGCCGACGAGGTCATCATCGATACGTACTCGATGCCCGCGCTGCGCAACACATCGACCATGAAGTCCGAACCCGGATTGCGCACGTGCCCTTTCGGAACCTCATCGGCATGCGTACCCATGGTTTCGGAGGCAATCGTTCGCGACGACGGCTCCATTGGCGCGGCAGCCGCCGCCTCCCCCTCGCCCGGTGTACCGACAATCGTAGCGGCGTTAGCAGCCCCCGCTACGCCCGCGGCACCCGCAGCCAATGCGCCTTTGAGAAAACCTCGCCGGCTGGGACCACCCACTTGCGTTTTCTTTCTGTCCATTGTTTTCACTCGTTGAGGCAAAACGATCAGGATCACGCGCGCGCCGCGCACATGCGGCGCCAGGCGCGACGTTCAGAACAATTGATTGATGCCGAAAGAGATGCCCGTCCGACCAGGATCGGTGGATGGGTTCAGGGTCACGTTGGTGATCTCACCAGTCGACGAACGCCGAAATGGGCATGAGCCTCGGGTAGCGCGACGGACGGAAACCGGGCGGTCTCGCCGTGTTATGTCCGCGCAGATGTCCTGCGATGCATACACGCTGCTGTCTCCATGCTTTCTATTTTTTCCTTGCAATCAGCCTGCTTTTCATCGGCTCTGCCGATACGCTGATGCACTGTCGCCGCGAGTATAAGACGTAATACAATTATATTGCAATACGCCAAATATCCTGATATTTGGGCAGCGACGGCGGAGTGACACGCTGGATGGATCGCACGATGGGACGGCATCGTGCGCAGCGAAGAAGAAAAAGAAGAAGGGACGAGGCGCGCGAGCGAACCAGCCTGGCACCTCGCATCCGTCGAAGTCATCAAGACTCGCCGGATGCAACATCAACCGATGTTTCTCAGGATGCGCGTTCAGCCGCGTAGTCGATCCTGAACACCGAAACCGCGCCGCCCAGTTTCTCGACCTGTTCGTCGAGCGAGCGCGCCGCGGCCGCCGCCTGTTCAACCAGCGCGGCATTCTGCTGCGTGACGGCGTCGATCTGGGTAATCGCGAGGTTGACTTCGTCGATGCCAACGCCCTGTGCATCGGATGCCGTGGCAATGTCGTCCACGATGGTTGCGACGCGGCGAATCGCGAGCCGCACTGCTTCGGTCGCGCGCCCGGCCTCTTCGGCCTGTTGCGAACCCGAGCGGATGGTCGTCACCGAGCTGTCGATCAATTGCTTGATTTCGCGTGCCGCGCCCGCCGAGCGTTGCGCGAGATTACGCACCTCCGCGGCGACGACGCTGAAACCTCGCCCCTGTTCGCCGGCGCGCGCGGCCTCCACGGCCGCGTTCAGCGACAGCAGATTGGTCTGAAACGCGATGCCGTCGATCAGCGACGTGATCTCGGCGATACGCGCCGAATTGGCCGCGATATCGTTCATCGTGCCCACCAGCCGCTCGACCGCCATCGAGCCCTCGTCGGACATTTGTGTCGTGCTGCCCGCCAGCGTTTTCGCCGTGTGCGCGTCGGTCACGTTGCGGCGCACGGTTTCGGTCAGCTCCGTGATACTGCTCGTCGTTTGCTGCAACGAAGCGGCCTGCTGTTCCGTCCGCGAGGACAGTTCGAGATTGCCCGCCGCGATCTGCCTTGATGCCACACCCACCGTGTCGCTCGATACGCGTACGTCGGACACCACCGTCATCATCCGCTCGAGCAGGTGATTGATGGCGACCGCGGTCTGACCGATCTCGTCCTTGCTGTCCACCCGGACTCGCAGCGCGAGGTCGAGCGAGCGGCTCACGGTTTCGAGCGTATCGCGCAGCCGTCCCAGCCCCAGACTCACGACCCGATACAGTCGCGTACCGAGCCACCCGGTGGCCAGCAGCGCGGCACCGACCGCCCCCAGCATCAGCACCAGCGCAAGCTTATAGGCCGCGGTGTTCTCGTTACGCACCGCGTTCACGCTGCCGATCACTGCGTCCAGGTGCGCATGGAGCGCGTTGTTCAGATCGAGCGCGGTATTGTGGACGGCGCCGCCATCGTGAAGCATCGTCAGTGCGCCGTCGCGGTCGCCGCTGTGAATACGCTGGAAAAAAATCGTGCGCTGGTTGCGGTATGCCGTCATCAGCGCCCGGTCTGTGTCGAGCATCTGGCGGTCGTGCTCGCTGATCAGATCGTGCGTCTCATAGTCGGCCATGGCCGCATCGAATGCGCGATCGGCTTCGCTGACTTCGTGTTCGCTGGCCGCGCGACTCGTATCGTCGACGCCATCGACTACGTAACGATAAACGGCGAAGCGCATCGCGGCCGTTTCATCGAGAGCACGCGAGATTTCCCGAAGCCCGGGAATGGTATGTGTTTCCAGATCTTCGACGCGCTGGTAGGAAGCATGCAACTGATACAGCCCATAGCCGCCTACCACGACGAGTGCCCATAGCGTGACCCCGAGGGTCACGACAAGACGGCGAACGATAGTCATCTCGAACCTCTTTACGTTAATGCCGCGTGTCCACTGCACGTCACGCGATCGAAGCGAGCTTCTCGGTCCAACGCGCGAGCCATGCGGTGATTTCATCAGCAGCGACCGGGCGACCGATGTAGTAGCCCTGAGCCGTATCGCAACCGAGCGCGCGCAGCTTTTCGAGCGTCGCCTCGTCCTCGACGCCTTCGGCCGCCACCAGCAGCCCCATGTTGTGACCGAGTGCAATGGTCGAACGCACGATGAATTCGTCATCCGCATCGCTCGCCATGCCGATGACGAATGAGCGGTCGATTTTCAGTTCGGTCACGGGCATCCGCTTCAGGTACGACAGCGACGAATAGCCCGTTCCGAAATCGTCGATCGACATACGGATACCGAGCGCCCGTAACCGCTCCAGGGTCGTCAGCGCATGGGCCTGGTCGTCCATCAGCGCGCTTTCCGTGATCTCGATCCACAGTTGACGCGGCTCGACGCCGTGCTCTTTCAGCAGTGCCGCAATCCAGTCGGGCGCGGTGCGATCGGTCAGATCGCGAGCGGAAAAGTTGATCGATACGTTGACATCGAGCCCTTGTGCCCGCCAGCGGGCGCATTGCTCCACGGCCTCCCTCGCGATCCACCGCGAGATCGAGCGGATAAAGCCGGTCTGCTCGGCGAACGGAATGAAATCGCCAGGCGGTACGAGACCCCGTTCCGGATGCCGCCAGCGCACCAGCGCCTCCAGATGCGCCATGCTGTTGTCAGCAAGATGAATTTTGGGCTGGTAGTAAAGCAGCAGTTCGTTGTTCTCGATTGCACGCCGCAGTTCGCTCATCAGCGACAGGCGTTCGAGGTCGCGGCGCTCCGAACCGTGGTCGTAGATCGCCATGCCGGTATTGGCCTGCTTGGCCGAATACATCGCGACGTCGGCGCGGCGCAGCAGTGTATGCATGTCGGTGCCATCGACGGGAAAGCACGCGATGCCGACGCTGGCGCCGACATCCACGGGCTGACCCTCGATCAGCATCGGCGCTTCGAGCGCCTTGAGCAGTGTGCCGGCGCAGCGCTGCGCCGCATCGAGTCCGCTGCCCGGCAGCAGGATCGCGAATTCGTCGCCGCCGAGCCGGGCCACGGTGCCGGGCGCATTGGCCAGACTATCGGCCAGACTGCCGGCGAGACTATCGGCGAGCCGTTTGCCGACGCCGTGCAACAGGCTGTCGCCAACATGATGCCCGAGCGTTTCGTTCACATCCTTGAAGCGGTCGAGATCCATCAGCAGCACCGCAAAAGGCTGGCTGTTCCGCGCTGCTCGATCGATTTCGCGCTGCAGCCATTCGTTGAACGACACGCGGTTCGGCAGTCCCGTTAGCTGGTCCATATAGGCCAACTCGGTGATACGGGCCTCGCGCTCCGCGATATCGTCACGCATAGTTCGGAACGCCGCCGCAAGCCCACTCGTCTCATCGTTGCTATGAATCTCGATCGACGCACGATAATCACCGCGCCCGACCCGCTCGGCGAAACGCGTCAATTCGCCCAAAGGCCGCGTGACGCTTCGCGCGGTCAGCGTCGCGCCGACGATCGAAATCGCGATGCCGCACAGCGTGAGCAGCAGCAACGTCGAGCGCAATTCACGGAATGGCGCGGAGGCATCGGCCAGCGACTTCTGCAGGACGGCCGCCACCGGCGCCTGCCCATTAGCGAGCCAGATGATGCGCGAGCCGTAGCCGTCGATACCCAGCTCCGCGCGGCCAGGGGTGACGTCAGCGGCCGCCGCTGCCAGCGCCGCGCGGTCCGCGGGCGCGAGTGAACTTGCAAATACCGTCCAGCGGGCATCGGCGCCGTGCACCATGAACGAGATGTCGAGCCCGGCGACGCCGTGCATATCGCGCGCAAACATGTCGTTGATGGCAAAACCCATCACCATCCAGGCGACCGTCAGCGGTGTCTTCACGGGCACGCTGACCAGTTCGTACGGCCGCCCGTCGAGTATGCCGATCAATGACGTCACACCGTGCCGCTGCCCGCCGATGATCGACGGGTAAGGAAATGGCTGGCCGACGGCCGCGACCGATGGCGAGCTCGCGACGACGCGGCCGTCGAGCCCGACCAGCATCGAGATATCGGCGCCGAGGCGCTCGCGCTGGTTCTGCAGCGCGGAGTGCACGGTCGTGTCGTCATGCAGCGCGACCGCCTCACGAAAGCCGAAATCCGCGGCGGCGATCGAGGCTGCCTGCGCGAGCCTGTCCGCCTCCGATTGCAGCGCATTATGGAAAACGCGATCGCCGACGGCGAGCTGCTCGTTGACCTGGTTGCGCGCGGCCGAACTGAACGCATGGACCGTGGCGATCTCTACCGCCGCCTGGACGATCAGAATCATCAATACAAACACCAGCGCTATTTTCGAGCGCAGACTGCGAAGTCGCACAAACGGCTCCTTTTGATGACGGGGCGCGTTAGCGCGGGTCCAATTGCAAAGAGAAGGTCACCGGCATTGCCGCGGGTGTCTGGATCGTCTGCTCGCTGCGTGCGTCCAGATCGTGTTGGCGGTAATTCCACGCAAGAACGCGATAACTCCCGCGCGGCAGATCGGGCAGTGTCGCGGTGCCGTCATGACCGGTCTTCGCGAAGTACGGCGTGTCGACCACCAGCAGATAGGCAATCATCGTGTCGTGAATATTGCAGCCGATCACTTCCACACCGGTCTTGTCGAACACGACCGGATGCGAAGCGCCGCGATAGATTTTCAATTCGAAGCGCTGCGGGTCGGAAAACGAATACACGTCGTGACCGATGTCGTCGTGGTTGGGAAAATCAACCGACGCACCTTTCTGCACGACCGTGACGAGCGGCATGAACATCTTGTTCTTCTGCATGATCATCGCCGGCGCGGGCCGCGTATGCGGTAGCCGGCCGTCGATCGGTACCGCATAGACGACCGCATCCTCGATCGGTGCACCATTCTGGTCACGTACCTGGGCTTTGAACGCGAGGACGTGGGTCGAGCTTAGTGCAACGGTGAGCGCTGCCGCGAAGTGGGCAACTCGCTGCCCTTGGGGAAATGTAAACATATTCCTGCAACATTAATTGACTCTGTTTTCTCGAGCTGGCTGCGCAATTTCCGCAGTCGGCCTTCGCCGGTGTTAACGGTTCAATCGATCGAATATTCAGATTTTTCTTCGATTGAATTGAGCAGACGCGCCGATAGGGGATTCGCCGGAAACGGAATCGGCGATATTGAGTCAAGACGATGCAGGGGTGGGGGGAAACGATGGATGGTGCGAATCCTTTCTTTTGGATTCGGGTAAAGGCGCGCGGCCGGTTGCGAGGCGCGGGGCGGGGCGGCGAGGTGCAGTGCGGTGCGGGTGATATCGCTCGCTCGATGGCGAGCGATGTTCTTGAAGTTGGTGCGGAGGCGATCGTGACACGTGCTGTGTTATTGCACCTGATCAATGGTCGCGCCTGCATAGACAGGCGCGACGCTCTAGCCTTCAAATATCACCACTGATGATGCACAAACGGCGCGATCGTCTCCAGATACAACGCGCGCAACGTAGCCATCGCGTCGTCCGTCAACGCCGGCACATCACTCGCCGCGCAATTGGCCTTCGCCTGTTCCGCGTTTTTAGCGCCGGGAATCACGGTCGTCACGCCACGATTCATCAGGATCCAACGCAGCGCGAATTGCGCCATCGTGACGCCTTGCGGAACCAGTGGGCGAATTCGCTCGACCGCCGCGAGCGCCACGTCATAAGGCACACCGGCAAACGTCTCGCCTTTGTCGAACGCCTGGCCTTCGCGATTGAAATGGCGATGATCGTCGGCCGCGAAACCGGTGCTGGCCGTCATCTTCCCGGTCAGCAGGCCGGATGCGAGCGGCACGCGGACGATAACCGCAATCCCTCTGTCCTGTGCCTCGCGCATGAAAAGATCCGCGGGCCGCTGCCGGAAAATGTTGTAGATGATCTGCACGGACTTTACGCCGGGATACTCGATCGCCTTCAGACCTTCCTCGACCTTCTCCACCGAAACGCCGTATTGGCGGATCTTCCCCGAGGCAACCATCGCGTCCATCGCCTCGAACACTTCAGGCCGGTAAAACACCTCGGTGGGCGGGCAATGCAGTTGCACGAGATCGAGACAATCGGTGTCGAGGTTCTGCAGCGATCGATCGACGAACGCGTTCAGATTCGCCGCGTTATAACCCTGCGCCAGATGCGGATCGAGCCGGCGTCCCGCCTTGGTGGCGACGAACGGCCGCGCGCCGCCGCGCTCCTTCAGTACCGCCGCGATGATGCGCTCGGAACGCCCGTCACCGTAGACATCGGCGGTATCGATAAACGTCGTGCCGTTGTCCAGCGCCGCATGCAACGCGGCCTTCGCGTCGCTTTCCGACACGTCGCCCCACGAGCCGCCGATCGCCCATGCGCCGAAGCCGATCTCGGAAACGGTCTGTCCTGTCTGTCCAAATGGTCGTTGCTTCACTTTCTTTCCTCTCTTATGGCATCAGTTGTCCGCCGTTCACCTCGATGATCTGACCGGTGATGTATCCGGACATCGCCGGGGACGCCAGAAACAGGAATGCGCCGACGCATTCCTCGGGCGAACCCGCTCTCCCCATCGGTATCGACGTGGTTTGCGATGCCCAGATCGCGGGCGAAGTGTATTTGTCGTGAAACGGCGTCTGGATCAGTCCGGGCGCCACCGCGTTGACGCGAATGCCGTCGCCGACGAATTCCTTCGCCTGGCCGCGCGTCAAGCTGCTGACGAAGCTCTTCGTGGCCGCGTAGAGCACCGCGCCGGCGCCGCCGCCCGTGCGCGCCGCGACCGACGACGTATTGATGATGTAGCCGCCGGCTTTTTTCAGAAACGGATAGGCCGCCAACGTCGCGTCCCATACCGAACGGGCGTTGAGGTTCACGACCTGATCGAAATGATCGTCCGGCATCTCGGTCGTTTTGATCCGCCCCAACATGCCGCCGGCGTTGTTGATCAGACCATCGAGCCCACCGAGCAATTCGGCGGCCTCCTGCACGACGCGCGATGCGCCGCCAGGTTCGCTCATGTCGCCACGAACGAGGCTGATCTGCTGTGGCGCTTCGGCGCGCAGTGCCTGAGCTTGCGCTTCGCTGTGGTTGTAATGCGCGACGACCTGCGCGCCCTGGGCGGCAAACGCGCGCACGACCGCCGCGCCGATTCCCGTCGATCCGCCGGTGACCAGAACCTTCGTGCCGTTCAGGTCGCCGATTCGCATGTGCTCGAAAGTTGCCATCACATTCCTCCGCCAAAGATCCGCTTGCAGGCTCGCGAGACGCGCGCCACCGTACCATCCGCCGGATGGAATGATGGCACGGAGTACAATGAAATGAATTCACTGACTTGCTGAATCACATTCATCTTGGCAAAAACGGAACGAGTCGACTTCGCGGACCTGAAGTCGTTTCTGACGATCGTGCGGTGCCGCAGTTTCCGGCTCGCCGCGATCGAACTGGGGCAGACGCCATCGGCGGTCAGCCATGCGATGCGCCGGCTGGAAGAGCGTCTTGGCGCAAGACTATTGAACAGGACGAGCCGGGCCGTATCGGCCACCGCTGTCGGCCGCGAATTAGCCGCGCGCCTCGAAGACGGCTTCAATCAGATCGGCGCGGCGCTCGAAACACTCGAAGCGCCTGGCGCCGCGGGGCTCGGCGAGATCCGGCTCAACGTGTTTGCCGATGCGGCACATCTGCTGGTGACGCCGGCGCTCCCGGAATTCGCGCGCCGGTGCCCGGACGTACGGCTGACGGTCGTCGTCGAAGATCGCCCTATCGACATCGTGGCCGAAGGCTACGATGCAGGCATCCGATATGGTCACTACGTGCCGGAAGATATGATCGCCGTGCCGCTCAGCGGCCCGCAGCGATGGGTGATGGCGGCTTCGCCCGGCTACATCGAGCAGCACGGCGCGCCTCGACGTCTCGACGATCTCGCGAAGCACACCTGCCTGCAGCTTCTGCTTGGCGACAATTCGAGCTATCGATGGGAATTGAACGACGGTGGAGTGGCATGCCGTCTGCGAGTGCCCGGCCTGCTGACGATCAACGATACGGCGACCACCATCGGTGCATGCAAGGCGGGGCTGGGTATCGCGTACATCCTGGAGGCCCGCATCGCCGACGAACTGGCGCGCGGTGAACTGCAGATCGTGCTGAAGAAAAATGCTTACGCCGAGGATCCGTTTCACCTCTACTACAGCAGTCGCCGTTACAACCATCCTGCTCTGCGCACGTTGATCAACATCATTCGCGAGCAGCAGTCCCTGCCACCGCTCGCCGCCGAAAAGCAGGCGAACCGCAGGCGGTAGTCGAGCGGCGCCGCCCGTTCTACCGCCACACCAAATTCAGAGAATGCGGTCCAATGCGTTCGAGAATCGGGCGACCGCGCCATCGATGTCATGCAGTTTGTCCAGCCCGAACAAGCCGATGCGGAAGGTCTTGAAATCTTCGGGCTCATCGCATTGCAACGGCACGCCAGCGGCGACCTGCAAGCCCACCTCGGCGAACTTCTTGCCGGACCGTATGCCGTCATCGTCCGAGTAGCTGACCACCACGCCCGGTGCCTGAAAACCTTCGGCCGCCACGCTTCTGAAGCCTTTGGCAACCAGCAGCGCGCGAATGCGCTTGCCGAGTTCGAGCTGCTCCGCTTGCACCTTGTCGAAGCCGTAGGCCTCGGTTTCCTTGATCACATCGCGCAGCGTCGCGAGGCTGTCGGTAGGCATCGTCGCGTGGTATGCGAAGCCGCCGCTCTCGTAGGCTTCCATGATCTGCAGCCATTTGCGAAGGTCGCACGAGAAGCTGGTGCTGGTCGTTGCGTCGATTCGTTCGCGCGCGAGACCGTTGAGCATCACGAGCGCG
Protein-coding regions in this window:
- a CDS encoding methylamine utilization protein, with product MFTFPQGQRVAHFAAALTVALSSTHVLAFKAQVRDQNGAPIEDAVVYAVPIDGRLPHTRPAPAMIMQKNKMFMPLVTVVQKGASVDFPNHDDIGHDVYSFSDPQRFELKIYRGASHPVVFDKTGVEVIGCNIHDTMIAYLLVVDTPYFAKTGHDGTATLPDLPRGSYRVLAWNYRQHDLDARSEQTIQTPAAMPVTFSLQLDPR
- a CDS encoding aldo/keto reductase, producing the protein MKQRPFGQTGQTVSEIGFGAWAIGGSWGDVSESDAKAALHAALDNGTTFIDTADVYGDGRSERIIAAVLKERGGARPFVATKAGRRLDPHLAQGYNAANLNAFVDRSLQNLDTDCLDLVQLHCPPTEVFYRPEVFEAMDAMVASGKIRQYGVSVEKVEEGLKAIEYPGVKSVQIIYNIFRQRPADLFMREAQDRGIAVIVRVPLASGLLTGKMTASTGFAADDHRHFNREGQAFDKGETFAGVPYDVALAAVERIRPLVPQGVTMAQFALRWILMNRGVTTVIPGAKNAEQAKANCAASDVPALTDDAMATLRALYLETIAPFVHHQW
- a CDS encoding methyl-accepting chemotaxis protein, whose translation is MTIVRRLVVTLGVTLWALVVVGGYGLYQLHASYQRVEDLETHTIPGLREISRALDETAAMRFAVYRYVVDGVDDTSRAASEHEVSEADRAFDAAMADYETHDLISEHDRQMLDTDRALMTAYRNQRTIFFQRIHSGDRDGALTMLHDGGAVHNTALDLNNALHAHLDAVIGSVNAVRNENTAAYKLALVLMLGAVGAALLATGWLGTRLYRVVSLGLGRLRDTLETVSRSLDLALRVRVDSKDEIGQTAVAINHLLERMMTVVSDVRVSSDTVGVASRQIAAGNLELSSRTEQQAASLQQTTSSITELTETVRRNVTDAHTAKTLAGSTTQMSDEGSMAVERLVGTMNDIAANSARIAEITSLIDGIAFQTNLLSLNAAVEAARAGEQGRGFSVVAAEVRNLAQRSAGAAREIKQLIDSSVTTIRSGSQQAEEAGRATEAVRLAIRRVATIVDDIATASDAQGVGIDEVNLAITQIDAVTQQNAALVEQAAAAARSLDEQVEKLGGAVSVFRIDYAAERAS
- a CDS encoding bifunctional diguanylate cyclase/phosphodiesterase, with product MRLRSLRSKIALVFVLMILIVQAAVEIATVHAFSSAARNQVNEQLAVGDRVFHNALQSEADRLAQAASIAAADFGFREAVALHDDTTVHSALQNQRERLGADISMLVGLDGRVVASSPSVAAVGQPFPYPSIIGGQRHGVTSLIGILDGRPYELVSVPVKTPLTVAWMVMGFAINDMFARDMHGVAGLDISFMVHGADARWTVFASSLAPADRAALAAAAADVTPGRAELGIDGYGSRIIWLANGQAPVAAVLQKSLADASAPFRELRSTLLLLTLCGIAISIVGATLTARSVTRPLGELTRFAERVGRGDYRASIEIHSNDETSGLAAAFRTMRDDIAEREARITELAYMDQLTGLPNRVSFNEWLQREIDRAARNSQPFAVLLMDLDRFKDVNETLGHHVGDSLLHGVGKRLADSLAGSLADSLANAPGTVARLGGDEFAILLPGSGLDAAQRCAGTLLKALEAPMLIEGQPVDVGASVGIACFPVDGTDMHTLLRRADVAMYSAKQANTGMAIYDHGSERRDLERLSLMSELRRAIENNELLLYYQPKIHLADNSMAHLEALVRWRHPERGLVPPGDFIPFAEQTGFIRSISRWIAREAVEQCARWRAQGLDVNVSINFSARDLTDRTAPDWIAALLKEHGVEPRQLWIEITESALMDDQAHALTTLERLRALGIRMSIDDFGTGYSSLSYLKRMPVTELKIDRSFVIGMASDADDEFIVRSTIALGHNMGLLVAAEGVEDEATLEKLRALGCDTAQGYYIGRPVAADEITAWLARWTEKLASIA